The sequence GCGAAGAAGCGCATCGGCCACCTCTACCCGCCCTACACACTCACGCAGGAACTCATTGATGCCCGGCCCGACCTGATAAAGGCCGGCTACAAGGCGGGCGACGAGCTCACCGTCATCGCCTGGCTGTGGGCGCGCACGGTGCCCAGCCCGAACCCGGCGTTGCAGGGGAAACCTGTCCCGCTGGTCTCCTCCTTCTGGCTTTGCAAGAAAAAGGGCAAAGAAGCCTACGTCGAACCAGTTGTCGAAAATGGCGACTACCGCTTTGAAATTCGCGTCAGGAAGCCGAAGAACTCGGCGGCCGTGGAAGCGGGAACGAAAGCGACAGGACGCGGGTCTGATTTCCACTGCCTTGTCTCCGGTGTCGCGATCTCTGGAAACTACATCAAAGAGACAGGAAAAAGAGGACACATGGGGGCGGAGATCATGTCTGTTGTCTGTGAAGGGCAGCGAGGCCGAGTTTACCTCCCGACTTCCGATGCCCAAGTCAAGGCAGCAGCATCTGCGAATCCAACATGGGCACCGAGTGGAAAGATCCCACGTCTAACGGGTGGGAGCTGCGAGCCCTATGGAATGGACGATTTCGGCAAACTCTTCACCCCCCGCCAACTCGTCGCCTTGACGACCTTTTCCGATCTGGTGGCAGAAGCGCGGAAGTGCATCCTCGCCGACACCCGAACCGCCGGTCACCTCCCCAACGATGACACCACCCTCGAACAATCCGGCATCGGCTCACACGCCTACGCCGATGCCGTGGCGGTGTATTTGGCAAACGCTGTCAGTCGCTCAGTGGACTTCAACAATTCTTGCGTGGGCTGGAGATGCGGCAACGAAAAGATCATGAACCTGTTTAGCCGCCAGGCGATCCCGATGGTCTGGGATTATGGGGAAGCCAACATTCTAGCGGATGTTGTTGGCGGATTTGGCCCTAGCATCGAATACCAAACCAAGTGTTTCCGCTACTTGCCCGCCAAACCTCAGGCGAAAGCCTTCCAACAGGATGCCCAAACCCATCGTTATGATGGCGAGCCAATCATTTCTTCAGATCCGCCGTATTACGACAACATCGGTTATGCAGATTTATCCGATCTGTTCTATCTGTGGCAGCGGCGAACACTGAAGTCGGTATTTCCAAAACTGATGGGCGGCATTCTCGTTCCAAAAACCGACGAGCTGATAGCATCTACCTCCCGCCACGGCAGCAAGAAGAAGGCAGAGGACTTTTTCCTGAATGGGATGTCAGCGGTAGCGAAGCGTTGGGCGGAATTCTCTAACCCCAGTTTCCCGACTACCTTGTATTACGCGTTCAAGCAAAACGAGATCAAATCAGAGGGCCTCGTTTCAACGGGTTGGGCAACATTCCTTGGAGCTGTGATCGAGTCCGGATTCGCTGTCTTAGGCACATGGCCGATTCGCAGCGAACAATCAACGAGGGTACTAAGCCTTGGAAATTCCGCCCTTGCTTCTTCCATCGTCCTTGTCTGTCGGCAGAGAACCCAGACGGCAGAGACAATCACCAAGCGCGAGTTCATCGAGGCGCTTGAAGCCGAGCTGCCCGAGGCCTTGCGCGAACTCCAGCACGCCAACCTATCGCCGGTGGACTTGCCGCAATCTGCAATCGGTCCCGGCATGGCGATCTTTTCCCGCTACGCCGCCGTGATGAAGGGCGACGGCAAGCCGATGTCGGTCACCGAGGCGCTGCAGCTCATCAACCACGAGTTGGGCCATCTGCTCGACGGCCAAATCTCGGACATGGACCCGCACACTCGCTTCGCCTGTAAGTGGTTCGCACAACACGGATTCTCTGCCGCCGCCTACGGCGACGCAGAACTCATCGCCACCGCCACCGACGTTTCCGTGCAAGGCGTGGTCGCAGCAGGCGTCCTCGAATCCGGAAAGGGCAAGGCCCGCTTGCTCAAGCCAGCCGAACTTCCGGGAGGATGGAGCCCGGAGGGCGACCCACACCTCACCGTCTGGGAAGTTGTCCACCACCTCATCCGCCTCGCCGAGAGCGGCGGCGATGGTGATTGCGCCAAAGTAATCGCCGCCCTCAGCCATACCCAGATCGCCGAGGCCCGCCAGCTGGCCTACCGCCTCTTCACCCTCTGCGATCAGCAGAAGTGGAGCGAACTCGCCCAGCCCTACAACCAGCTCGTCACCAATTGGCAGGACTACAGCGACCTCGCAGCCCAACTCCCCGCCGCCGCAGCGAAACCCGTGCAGGCCAGCTTCGACCTTTGAGCCATGAAACTCGATCCCCACCACTTCCGTCTCAAGGAGTATCTCAAGGAGCATCCCTTGAAAGTGTCGCCATGGTCGGGCGTGGCGTTCCGCTCCACCGCGCTGAATCTTGCATCAACCTGAACCAATCCCATGGCCCTATCCAACAAACAACGCGTCGGCCAGGCGCTCGAAGAACTCCAGCCCGCCCTGCTTGCCTACCTCGTCCCGATCCTCGACGAGGCCGCGACCGGTCCGCGCAAAGCCGAAATCGAACAGGCGATGCAGGAGTGCGAGGTCCGCACGGTGAACGGAACCCCCCACTGGGAAATCCAGGCCCTGCTGCGGATGGTGATCAAGTTGTGGGGGCCCCTGTTCACTCACCGCTTCGATAAGAACGAACGAACCCGCGTCCGCTCACTCGTTCACGAGGCCAACGACATCCGCAACCGCTGGGCGCACGACATGCCGTTTTCCTATGACGACACCTACCGCGACCTAGACACACTCGGTCGCGTGGCTGAGGCCATTGATGGCCGTGATGCCCATGAGAAACTGCGCGAAATGGCCAAGGCCGTCATGCGAGTCCAGTTTCAGGAAGAAGCGCGACGCGAAACCCGCCGCACCTCAGCCATGGAGGGCACCCCGCTCCCGGCACTGAAGCCTTGGCGCGAGGTCATCGCACCGCACACGGACGTGGCCAAGGGCAATTTCCTCGAAGCGGAATTTGTGGCCGACCTCCACGCCGTCCACTATGGACTGGCCAATTCGGAATACGGCGACCCACGGGAGTTCTTCGCCCGCACATTCCTGACCGACGGCCTCAAAGACCTCCTCAAGCGCGCACTCAGCCGCCTGAACGGAAATGGCGGCAGCCCGGTTCTGGAACTCAAGACCAACTTCGGCGGAGGCAAGACCCACTCGCTGCTCGCCCTCTATCATCTTTTCGGAGACACGAAAGCAACCCAGCTCGCTGGCATGGATGGTCTGCTCCGCGAGACCGGCGTCAACGATACACCAGCCACACGAAGGGTGGTGATCGCCGGCCACCAGCTTGGCGTCAACCAGCCCCGGAAGAAACCCGATGGTATTGTGGTGCGCACGCTCTGGGGTGAAATTGCCCACCAACTCGGTGGGGCGGCGGCCTACGAGAAAATCCGCAGCTCGGATGAATCCGGCACCAATCCGGGAGCTGAAGTACTCGCCGATCTCATGCGGGAGGCCGGCCCCTGTCTCATTCTCATCGACGAGTGGGTTGCCTACCTGCGCGAAACTGTCGATACCCAAGGTCTCGCAGCCGGCTCCTACGAATCAAACTTCGGTTTCGCCCAGTCCATTACTGAAGCAGCCAAGGTGGTTCCCCAAGCGCTGGTCGTAGCATCACTTCCCGCCTCCCGAATCGAGATGGGCGGAGCACGGGGAGAAGCGGCGTTCGAGCAACTCTCCAATCTGTTCCAGCGTGTTGCCACTCCATGGCAATCCATCCGCACCGAGGAAGGCTACGAAATCGTTCGCCGCCGCCTCTTCGAGAGCCACCTCGACTACCCGGCGCGCGACGCGGTCGTGAAAGCCTTCCATGAACTTTACAGCAGCTCCAAAGGCGGTTTCCCGTCCAACTGTTCGGAACTTGCCTACCGCCGCAAGCTCGATGCCTGCTACCCGATCCATCCGGAACTCTTCGACAAGCTCGACGGTGTCTGGTCCACGCTGGAGAAGTTCCAGAAAACCCGTGGCGTACTCCGTTTCATGGCTGCTGTGATTTCCGAGCTCTGGCAGCGCGACGACCGCAACCTGCTCATCATGCCCGCCTCGGTTTCGCTCGACAGCCCCAGGGTTTCCAGCGTCATCAAGGAAGTCCTCCCCGGCGGTGGAAGCTGGGACGGCGTGATCCATACCGACATCGACGGCCAAGGAGCTCAAGCGCACCTCATTGACAGCGAAAACAGCGGCCTCGGGAAATACTCCGCCTGCCGCCGCGTCGCCCGCTCTATCTTCATCGCCGCCGCTCCCACCAGCGGCCCCAACCGCGGCGTGGACGATCAGCACCTTCTGCTCGCGTGCACCCAGCCCGGTGAGAATCCGGAAAAATTCGGCGATGCCCTGCGCCGTCTGTCCGACCGCGCGACCTACCTTTACCGTGATGCCTCGCGTTCTTGGTTCGCCCTGCAGCCCAGCGTCACCCGCTTGGCCAAGGACCGCGCCAAATCCATCCTCGAAAGCGACCAGGTCGATGCGGAAATCCTCAAACGCCTAGCCAAGTGGGAGGGCCGCAGCGCATTCCCCGGCGGCACCCAGCTCGCGGCCAATCCTGCCGACATCGCCGACGAGCCGGCCACGCGACTCATCATCCTGCCTCCCAGTGCTCCGGTCACCAAATCTCCGGATGGCACACCCGGCCAAATCCTTGCCGGAGAATTGCTCACCCAAGCGGCCAATCGCCCGCGCACACATCGCAACGGATTAGTCTTCCTCGCTGCGGAAGAATCCCAGCTGCAGCGGCTGCGCGAGTCCACCTCCTCCCTGCTCGCTTGGCGCGGCATCGATCGCGGTCAGGACAGCCTCGAACTCACCGCCGCCGACAAGAAAATGGCCGTCTCCAAAGTCGAGGAATTCGAGAAGACCACCACCGCACAGCTCGGCGATGCCTGGAGCATGATCCTCGTTCCCGAATCCAAAAACCCAAAAAGCCCGGAGATCACATGGCTCGCAATTCCTTGTGCTGGGCACGACGACAAGCCCCGCTCCGTGCGCAAAAAACTCTGCGACAAGGAAATCCTCCACCAATCGTTCAACCCCTTCCATCTCCACCGTGAGTTGGATCGCCACCTCTGGGGTATGAAAAACCACATCTCCACACGTGAGGTCGCGTCCGCATTCGCCACATTCCTGTTCCTGCCGAAACTGCTGCACCCGGATCTCCTCGTGGAAGCCATCCGCAACGCCTTCAGTGGAAATAGTCTGATGCCCGATTTCTTCGCCTATGCGGAAGCATACGACTCGGACGAAGACAGATACCTCGGCCTCTACACCACTGAGCGTCCGCCTTCCGTCCAGATCGGCGACAGTCTGCTAATCAAACCCGACGCGGCCATGGCTCAAGCCGCAACGACACATCCACCTGACTCCGGCCTCGGCCAGCCAACACACCCCACGCAAGCGGGCAACGGAACAACCACGCCCACAACCACAGGAACCGGCACAAGCCCGCAGCCTGCCCCGCAAGCGGCGACAAAGACGAGATTCTACGGCTCAGTCGAAATCGCCCCACAAAAAGTCAGCTCCTCCGTCCAGAAGGTCGTGGACGAAGTGATCCAACACCTCTCCGCGAAATACGGCAGCAAGCTCACGATTAGCCTCGAAATCGAAGCAGAGAGCGACAGCGGCTTCGACGAAAACACCGTCCGCATCGTCTCCGAGAACGCGAATACCCTTGGATTCAAGGAGAAGGGATTTGAATAGAACCCGCAATCTCTATGGCCACCACTCCGAGACTACTGCCGACTGCGAAGATCCGGACGGAGCTCATCGAGCTCTTTCACGGGTTAGGCAGCGATCTCGCAAAGTGGCTGCATGGTCAGTTCCTGCGCCATGGCGGGAAGAACTGGTGGAGGCACCACGTCTGTGAGGTCGTCCAGGAGCGGGACCAACAGCGAATCGCGGATGGCGAGTGGAAGGAGCTCGCGGACATGGATCTCGGCTCCCTGCTGGGTTTGCTTCAAGCCAACTTCCGTTTCTTGAAG comes from Akkermansiaceae bacterium and encodes:
- a CDS encoding DUF1156 domain-containing protein; this encodes MSYPKKLIEVSIPLKEINDACAYEKLPGIGPHPRGIHHWWARRPLAAARAVLFCQLVDDPSGYADELVKDKARAKATEQELLMEPEGEKDLSPRLRERLIEKERERLHEMVRKLVVWENTTNESLFKQAQQEILKSWQRQLKREGKPLDTPMPPVLDPFAGGGAIPLEAQRLGMEAHASDLNPVAVLINKAMIEIPPKFAGLPPVNPEWQGKTKEEKAATTWKGAQGLAEDVRHYGRWMREEAKKRIGHLYPPYTLTQELIDARPDLIKAGYKAGDELTVIAWLWARTVPSPNPALQGKPVPLVSSFWLCKKKGKEAYVEPVVENGDYRFEIRVRKPKNSAAVEAGTKATGRGSDFHCLVSGVAISGNYIKETGKRGHMGAEIMSVVCEGQRGRVYLPTSDAQVKAAASANPTWAPSGKIPRLTGGSCEPYGMDDFGKLFTPRQLVALTTFSDLVAEARKCILADTRTAGHLPNDDTTLEQSGIGSHAYADAVAVYLANAVSRSVDFNNSCVGWRCGNEKIMNLFSRQAIPMVWDYGEANILADVVGGFGPSIEYQTKCFRYLPAKPQAKAFQQDAQTHRYDGEPIISSDPPYYDNIGYADLSDLFYLWQRRTLKSVFPKLMGGILVPKTDELIASTSRHGSKKKAEDFFLNGMSAVAKRWAEFSNPSFPTTLYYAFKQNEIKSEGLVSTGWATFLGAVIESGFAVLGTWPIRSEQSTRVLSLGNSALASSIVLVCRQRTQTAETITKREFIEALEAELPEALRELQHANLSPVDLPQSAIGPGMAIFSRYAAVMKGDGKPMSVTEALQLINHELGHLLDGQISDMDPHTRFACKWFAQHGFSAAAYGDAELIATATDVSVQGVVAAGVLESGKGKARLLKPAELPGGWSPEGDPHLTVWEVVHHLIRLAESGGDGDCAKVIAALSHTQIAEARQLAYRLFTLCDQQKWSELAQPYNQLVTNWQDYSDLAAQLPAAAAKPVQASFDL
- a CDS encoding ATP-binding protein gives rise to the protein MALSNKQRVGQALEELQPALLAYLVPILDEAATGPRKAEIEQAMQECEVRTVNGTPHWEIQALLRMVIKLWGPLFTHRFDKNERTRVRSLVHEANDIRNRWAHDMPFSYDDTYRDLDTLGRVAEAIDGRDAHEKLREMAKAVMRVQFQEEARRETRRTSAMEGTPLPALKPWREVIAPHTDVAKGNFLEAEFVADLHAVHYGLANSEYGDPREFFARTFLTDGLKDLLKRALSRLNGNGGSPVLELKTNFGGGKTHSLLALYHLFGDTKATQLAGMDGLLRETGVNDTPATRRVVIAGHQLGVNQPRKKPDGIVVRTLWGEIAHQLGGAAAYEKIRSSDESGTNPGAEVLADLMREAGPCLILIDEWVAYLRETVDTQGLAAGSYESNFGFAQSITEAAKVVPQALVVASLPASRIEMGGARGEAAFEQLSNLFQRVATPWQSIRTEEGYEIVRRRLFESHLDYPARDAVVKAFHELYSSSKGGFPSNCSELAYRRKLDACYPIHPELFDKLDGVWSTLEKFQKTRGVLRFMAAVISELWQRDDRNLLIMPASVSLDSPRVSSVIKEVLPGGGSWDGVIHTDIDGQGAQAHLIDSENSGLGKYSACRRVARSIFIAAAPTSGPNRGVDDQHLLLACTQPGENPEKFGDALRRLSDRATYLYRDASRSWFALQPSVTRLAKDRAKSILESDQVDAEILKRLAKWEGRSAFPGGTQLAANPADIADEPATRLIILPPSAPVTKSPDGTPGQILAGELLTQAANRPRTHRNGLVFLAAEESQLQRLRESTSSLLAWRGIDRGQDSLELTAADKKMAVSKVEEFEKTTTAQLGDAWSMILVPESKNPKSPEITWLAIPCAGHDDKPRSVRKKLCDKEILHQSFNPFHLHRELDRHLWGMKNHISTREVASAFATFLFLPKLLHPDLLVEAIRNAFSGNSLMPDFFAYAEAYDSDEDRYLGLYTTERPPSVQIGDSLLIKPDAAMAQAATTHPPDSGLGQPTHPTQAGNGTTTPTTTGTGTSPQPAPQAATKTRFYGSVEIAPQKVSSSVQKVVDEVIQHLSAKYGSKLTISLEIEAESDSGFDENTVRIVSENANTLGFKEKGFE